ATGGATCTTATGCCAACAACCCCGATCCATTCCTGTATGGCATATGCTCCGGCTTTATCGTACGGTTGATATTTATCTACATAAAACTCTATTTGTTCTTCTGTCAAAGAATGGAATTCTACTGTTGTTTTATCTGCAAAAGCTATTTCCTTTTCATTATAAAGAATAACCACACCGGTTATAACAAAATGTTTTTTTCCTGATAGAACCATTAAAATATTCACTGCATCTTCTCTGTTCTTTGGTTTTCCGATGATTGTATTATCAATAACCACCACAGTATCTGCTGCCAATATCGGTAATGAAACATTTGAGGTTTGCTTTATGACCAAT
The Ferruginibacter albus DNA segment above includes these coding regions:
- a CDS encoding Maf family protein; translated protein: MQKIILASQSPRRKQLLEWAEVTFNILVKETDESYPPGMAIDEVPVHIARNKALVIKQTSNVSLPILAADTVVVIDNTIIGKPKNREDAVNILMVLSGKKHFVITGVVILYNEKEIAFADKTTVEFHSLTEEQIEFYVDKYQPYDKAGAYAIQEWIGVVGIRSINGDFYNVMGLPVSRVVQALATL